The Rhododendron vialii isolate Sample 1 chromosome 3a, ASM3025357v1 nucleotide sequence CATCATCGATCTAGGCAACAATATCCGTCTTCACCATCTAGTTtcgaaagaaagaaggaaccaTGAAACTCGGTATTTCAACCCACAATTTGTGGTATAGAAGATCAAGTGAACTGCAAAAGTCAGGGTTCAGCTACTTTACACATGATCAACTCTTTCAAATTCCGAAAAAAAGAATACACCAAAGAGCAACTCCTAACTCAACAAGTAAGACTgaaatgtcaaaaataaaatagaaaaattaatgtaaacgcctgaaaaaaataaaactataacGCCGCTGAAACAATTGACCCAATTTCCATCTTACTCAAATTGCTGAAAACACCACATACGATTGAAAGTGAAATGAGTATAAGAATGAGATATCCCGAGTCCCGACTGCCTTCACTGCAGAAGCAATCTGCTGACAGCTAAATCGATACTATAACTTAAAAGAATGACTTATCAGGGAAACTGAAATGAGCCTCCAATTTGGGTACTGCCTTGCGGAGGATTGATGGCCACCCAGAGGAGGGATATGATGATCGCAATAAGTCCcgaccaaacaaaaacaattgtAGGCGTCTTTCCTCTTCTTCCCATAAGCCCTTTAGCGAACGGGTACATATGTGCCAAAACCCAAAAGCTAAAGAAAACACCACCCAGCAACTTGCTCCACTCAGGAGTCGTGCTATAAATCGTCCGACTAACCCCAACAGCTATCGCAATCAAATTCAACATCATAATTGTGAGTGGCGGAATCATAAGGGATGTCCATTTGACGATATAAAGATCAGCATATTCATCATTCTCATCATCACCGGATGATTTTGAAGTCAAAGTGAAAGAAATTTCAATACCAGCGACGACTTTCAGTAGACCCTGAAGCACTGCAGCCAGGTGGGCACTGGTTCCTCCAATCAACCAAAACTGTTCATTTCTCCACCACTCTTCTAGCTCAACACCGGACCACTTGATTTCAAGTACCGCAAGCAAACAGAGCGTGACAGTGATGGTAAGGAGGTAGACAAGGAAAGTCACACTTAGGGTTTGGACAATGAACTGACCAGAGAAGAGAGATAACGCAGGGAGAAAGCAATAGACAATTAGGAAGATGGAAGTAAAGGGGTATATTCCAACATTGAGATACGCAACCCTCTGTAAAAATTTCATTCTTGAGCTCGCCAAGAGGGCATTGTTGCGGGAGAAGAATATTTCGACTGAACCAGTGGCCCAGCGGAGGACCTGATGGAGCCGATCCGTGAGATTTATTGGGGCAGTCCCCCGGAAGGCGTCCCGCTTAGTCACACAGTAAACTGATTTCCATCCTCTATTGTGCATCCTATACCCAGTGACCACATCTTCAGTAACAGACCCATAAATCCATCCAAGGCGATTTCCCCACTCAGTCTTCTCCTCGTACCAGCAGGAGATGACGCCGATTGCCTCTGCTACAGTTGATGCATCGAGAATCTCTCTAGGAATTGTGAGAGCACCTGGTGGCCGCCCATTCTTTACAGCTGGATGGTCTGCTAAGGGACGGCCTTGGAATTCTGCCACAGGGATGGAATCAATGAGGAAAGTTGAGTTCCCAAATTTTTTAGGAGCCAAAGAGAGGTTCATCTCTTCATCGTCGGAATCACCCATTCTAAGTGCTCGGTTCTCTTCTggagctttggcatgctttttATTCCCAGGGAAGCAGCAGCCGCAGCAACCAGGTTGGTGTTCTTTTGATCTAGGTGGATCAAATCCGTAGAGGGCAATCCTTCGAAAGAGGCATCCGGTTCCAACATAGACTGGACCCTGGAGCCCATCAAGGGCCCGCATGTTTCCATCAAAGAAGACAGTGTTGTGATTGGCGTAACGATCACTAGGGTCAATACCCTCGAATCTCTGAGGGAACTGGACATAGCAAATGCGGTCCCCGCCTCTATCCATCATGAAACACATACCTTCCCTCAGAGCTTGGGAGTTGTAGATGTAGTGGTCACAGTCAAGGTTGAGGATAAATGGCCCATTAGACATGATTGCGGAGGCTCGAACCAGGGCGTTCATGGCTCCTGCTTTCTTGTTGTGGTCATAGCCAGGTCGCTTCTCACGGGAAACATAAACAAGCATCGGGAGACGGATATCAATCTCACTCAGGTTAATTAACCTGGCATCATCAGCTGTGCCCAGCAGTGGATCATCGCTAGGTGGTTTCAACATCATCTGCGTCATTAAGCAGGCATGTTCAGATCAGTTACCATTGTTTAGGTCTTATGCTTTCTTACTTGTATTACTGTTGTCTATTTCACCATGCTTACAGTTCTAATTTTCTCTGTCCCGTTTCATTTGGAAGTTAGTTAAGTCATGAAATTAATGAACGGgaattcaaaattaaaaacgtTATACTTCTCAAACATATTATTAATAATTAGGTACTAGGAATAATTTCGCTAACTGCATGTTACTATTCTGTTTCAGAAGATGAGTCTACAATCTACTTGATTCTCCACTAGACTAGATTCCCTTCTTTGACTTTCAAAGTAGACAATCTTTAGTGGACATCCCAAACTAGAAAGAGGAACAGCAACAAAAATGGACCGACgaagaattaattaaaaagtacCTGTATTATCCCAGCATGATCACCTTTGGAGTGCTCTGCTGAAGAGCTCATCCAAGTGCCCGGCCAATGGGCGCCATCAGCCATCCAAGTGGCTTTAGGGATCTTCACACTCTCCACAGGTTCATCGTCTCTCTTCTGTTTCTGTAGCTTCAAAACCTTTACCTCCTCTCGAGCATGAAAGGCATCCGAACGACGGCGGATTGAGTCAGGAAGACCGTTGATCCGGACCTTAAACTCATCATATTCGCGTTTCAATCGTCTACGATCCTTGACAAAATCTGACTTCACCTTATTCTTATAAGGGTCCTTCTTCAAATTGAAATAAGATTCTGGATTCCTGGGCTCAATGTCATGTTTACGGCAAAATGGTACCCATAGATTTGCAAAGCTTGCTGCTTCTGCCATGGCCTCGAAGGTTAAAAGCGCACCTCCATCGTCTGAAACATAGCAAGCAAGCTTTTCAACTGGATAATCAGTAGCTAGAATAGACAAGATAGTATTTGCTGTGACAAGTGGGGGTTCTTTCTCTGGGTCTGCAGTAGAGACAAAGATATCTATGCCTGGAAGATCAGATTTTCCAGTGGGGTTGTTGAGGCTAGGCATTTCAAACTTCTCTTTCAAGACATTAAGATCTGTAGCACGATTGACAGGGCAGAGCTTGGGAAGTTGGTCAAGAATCCAGGAGAAGGCAAACCATAGTTCGCAAACTACGGACATTCCCCAAAGCCAGACTGCATCTTCGTTCGGGTGGTTGACCCTCCAAGCTAAGAAAAGCCCGAGAACAACAAGTCGTACAAATGCCAGAAGCCTGAGAGCACATATGCAACAGACATCCAAAAGTAAACATTAGCATGCATCAGGTAAAAGGGAGCACGTATAACTACGTACAATGAAGAAAATTGCAATTTGCAATTAGTCAATTATACTATGTTCAACTGAGAAAATAGCTACTCAATAGAACTACCCACGGGACATTGACTACCATGCTCAGAATCAAAATCGCAAGAATTTGGAAGAAGCAATAAACATGCAAGCCACTGGAAAACTTCTGTCAATGTCTTAATCTACAGAACAACAGGTATGGACAGCGTGTGCAAATAATGGATGTCCAAATTACtccaaagaaccaaaaaaatcactccTTTAGGTAGATTGGGAATGTGCTAAGAGCCTAAGACCTAGTGATtcgctttctttgattttcCACTGTAGATATCATAAACCAATTGCAACTGTAACAAGTTACCTACGATGATATAGAAAGGATGAAAGTTCATGAAGCAGAAAATATACCGATATGGGCTGATAATGGCAGCTGGAATCTTCAATTTTCGCGTTAGTGGCCTCCATGGTTTGTTCATTAATTCTAGAGGCTCAACTACGTCATCATCTTTTCCAGTCTCTAATCCTTCCCCCTTAGGCCATATAGCATTACCATACCCATAGGTACCATTAGTTTCAAAGAGCCACCGGTTCTGATCAAAATCTGCAGTCTGGCTTCTCACCAGCACTGATTTGGTTGATTTCATCAGAGACAATCTTCTCTGCATCCTTGACATCTCAGCTGGTGGTGGAGGAAGCGAAAGAGGCTGCCTGTTTTCCACCACTTCATCCAAATCCAAGGCCTTATATGGATCTTTACATCCCGGGCAAATGCCATCTCCAGCTTTAACAGCATCCAAATAACAATCCCTACAAATCTTGAAGTCGCATTCACAGGGGAGAATATCCACGCCCCTTTCGTCACTCATCACCTTAGCATCACAACCAGGAATTGCACACGAAGATCCTTTTGAACCAGCCATTTGGGGGTGATTCGTTTCTGATTCGATCACCTTGTCCATGAGATGAGCTCGCGTAACACTGTTGAACCCACCAGTGAAAAGTGAATTCGACACGTATTGCTCTTCGACCTTCTGTGATATTGCATCCATCGGCTGGTTGTCAGGTGTTGGCGGTAAGTGTACAGTGTAGTTCGTATAACCACTGCCCTCAGGTTCACTATCAAAGTCATCCCTTGAATATGCAGAATAttgtcccgatgagcttctGCGAGCAAATGTCACGGTTGGGGGCAGGGGAGGCCTCCCACGTGGCGAATCCTGCACATCCGAATTCGTCGTCGATAGAGACAATCGGCTTGCCTTGAAGGATTTCGATGCCATGTGGCAACTCCACTAAAAACCCAATCTCCAAATCCTAGAATTTTCAGAAACCATAACAAATCAGCTTCACTGTCACCTATTTACAGTAAAATTGCCATATTTATCCTCCGATCCGAAGAATTTTAACAAATGAACAAGACATTAGGGGGAAAAAATTGCTTCAGTCACTTTCTGAAAATTATAACATCTACCAAACCAAGAATCAAGAAACACAACGGCTTTAACTATGACTAACTAGCTTAGTATCACGTACAGATCTAAACCCTACGAACATGGAACCAGTTGGAGAGATATTTGAAACAGTTGAAAACAAGTCAAACTCGGTGAACTTCAGCAAAGAAATATTAAGAACACAACCAAGCATTGTCTTCAAGTCACTGCCTGAAACAATACTGCAAAAATCTCCTAAATTTGCTCCGAAATTAGGGCAAAAATTATGGTTGAACAACCTCAGGTCAGGACTTCAACTAACAGAACAGTTTTAAAATACGCTAAGAAAACGACACTTGCAAAGCAGCATTAGCAGTGAAAACGATATAGTTGTTCAGTAATTCGCGCTGAAACACGTACCTAATATCCAGCGAACATAGATCGAACCGTTCCCGAAGCAAATCAATCGGAGGCCTAAAGTTTAACGCTTCATGCAAGAAGCAAAATCTATTTctataaatattttctttctttcagaTCTTTTGTAGAATCTTGACAAACAAAAGCACCCTTTTTCCGAAAAATGCGTAGGGACTTATGCCGCGGCCAAAGACGCTTCCGCTtcctctagagagagagagagagagagagagaggttaggAGCTTTGGAACGTCATGGCCGAAAGCTGCGGGCAGATTTGGAGATACATAATTGTTAAAGGGAACGCGGAAAAGGAAGGTTTATAAAAATGGAAGCTTCACAtgaggagtgagagagagtggggAGAGAGAGGCGAATGCGTAGAGAATGAGGGCtgctactccccccccccctgacacaccccccccccccccccccccggccccacctccctttcccagtttacccccgccccccctctctctctctctctctctctcccccccccctctccctctctctccccctctctctctctctctctctctctctctcccttttctttttttccactttctgcttcttttcttcttttttttttttcttttccagttttttttttcattttatttcattttctttctttccggtttgaatttttttttctttttaataataggttcaagtctaattctaggctttgtaaagtaattgagagaaaaaaagtgtttcaattgatcatgtttatcccactgtttttttttctttttttgtcctttatagattaaaaaatataattacgaaaataagtgtttcaattttcaatccgtttgaactggtgcaaagttgttatttttctgatcatttcatcctaaatggtcataataaatttttggctccaagggttttcaatggacaccctaagagagtcttaaaactaaataatgagtcttagggagtttgttgaaaagtcttaaaccaaaaaattcattatgaccatttaaaataaaataataaaaaaacgatatttgctctgatttaattgaattgagaattaaagcacttaattcttgaattatatttttaaatatacaaatggtgtatttatagaaattaaataaataagatataagtaattaaataaaaaaataaattaaaaagtatgggggacccgggggctctgctgcctcCATTGACATagtagcccctaaaacgtttccgttttagttataaaaaaatagaacccatccatttgcaatcctatggagtataaacgtgatttgaagcaacatactactgaatcagttaagaggatctatgctaaataatggttaacaaatttataaaattgtactatagttaaaaaaaagtaatcctgaatataatatttgtattatggattagtatgtcgtttgcaaaatacatttcgtaattagttcccgaacactaattgtaatcttaatgaattttttgctttacgacctttcaacgagcaacctaagactcattatttagtttcaggactctcttagggtgttcattgaaaggccttggagccaaaaatttattacgaccatttaggatgaaatgatcagaaaaataacatctttgcactggttcaaacggattaaaaattgaaacacttattttcgtaattatattttttaatctataaaggacaaaaaaagaaaaaaaaacagtgggataaacatgatcaattgaaacactttttttctctcaattactttacaaagcctagaattagacttgaacctattattaaaaagaaaaaaaaattcaaaccggaaagaaagaaaatgaaataaaatgaaaaaaaaaactggaaaagaaaaaaaaaaaagaagaaaagaagcagaaagtggaaaaaaagaaaagggagagagagagagagagagagagagagagggagaggggggcgggagagagagagagagagagagagggggggcgggggtaaactgggaaagggaggtggggccgggggggggggggtgtgtcagggggggggggagtagcaATTTACGTAGAGAATATAGAAACAGAGAAATGGTGGCTTGTCCGATCGCCGGGGTTTGAAGTCGAGCTTTGGTAAGCTGCGGTTGGTTTGCGCCCAACACAATTAACCGGAGTCGATTCTTGGGATCGGACCGAGTAAATTAATTTTATGTGCGGTAACGTGTTTTTGACCGGACCGAAATGGAAATCGTAGCCGAGATGAAAGGAATGACATGCTTTTGATCGcaccgaaaaaaaaattatagtttagATGTGAGTAAATTGGTTTAGACACCTAACCGTccgaaaaggagaaaaaaaaaaaagaaaaaaagttgagCCTGGTAgggggatttttttttagggGGCTGACAGTCGAGGCCTCACTGTCCCGAGATATCGGTTGTTTCTTTTCAACGGGGTGGGGATATGGGTTTGACTACACGtcgtcttctttctttttgtaacgccccgatttctcaagggatttcggaaacattaaccctaaaatatattgaattttacaaactattaggcccttatttatccttatacaaaaattacaatttcaaaataatacaaaaatctacgtacatttacttaataaaagcaactccagagcgactctaattttgacacgaattccaagcaacatTGGCCCAGACTTCGTTCCAGgagtcccacctgtatcaacttctccactgtggaatcctgcacactctggcaaattgaacgccgaagcaaacgatttgccaggatacaaacgtatcctgagtgataattcactaagtagaaatcctaaaacccaataccacaatatgcagatcaacaatataataattcataatacaccgaaggtacaaaataataacacatcgtctttttctttactatccatcatcttatatgtaatctaaggattctctccgcgagatcctttcctcccacatccactaactacaatcgtctcatgggtccacccttcctcttgcttgtcctgcaccagggtcctaggtgagcgcatctaagttatgtaccgagtatgttctcacttaagaccataacaggaggattgagtcatcccatgacgtatcgtacattagggtcggacatccactaccccacgctaactataatcgtctcatgggacccattctctttctcaaagagaaactttccatgacgtatcatacattaacgtctcattaactataatcgtctcatgggacccattctcttcctcgaagagaaacttcccatgacgtatcatacgttagcgtcacaacaccgggcccctcaggtaacccatttcaacacagggccccataggttacccttgccatcaccatggctcaaatcacaatccacacaatcacacttccaacactttatcaatttccatttacttaatatcgtctacatgagtcactactcgtaaccacccagggaacctatttgtccaatctacatccacaacaaaatatcacacggttcaacatttcaactaaaagtactaacacataaccatgcgataaaattaatcctgtcatagaattaatcatgcgagtaacaaaataatattcagtcaaacaattaattactacacttaaaattaagtctatttctctcatttagaaattttataaaacatttctactatttaaacattttctttaactctcatactatttatagattttacaaactaattttttttattgaaaaaaatacttattgcaaaatttagtatttactaactatattaaatattaatatgagatttttataacaacaaaattatgagaggctattctagttaatatttattaaagttaaagattaactaatatataatctaaaatatttcttgcttacaatctaaataaatttttactaataaaatattcttgttaatatttcataaatatttatctaccccaataatttattaaacacgtaaacgtccactcaaatacaaattaacaatgtatcatcaataataatttcacaatcaaacatttgttaaacgatcataaattttcacagggtgtAACACTAATCATTACAGCACAaccagactaaattttaatataaacaggactaaaaataaattaacaatttaacagcagatcatcatcttcaataaactttaaatctaagtaactccattaaaatgcagataaaggttttgggttttcggaaagctacctcaaacgcgattctaagttcggataagtgttatgcggtgtccgtagatcgccatggtggttttgaaatctcgaggcagcgtgcggcggcactccgacagggcccgcagcagcggtgtaTCCACGAaactcacaactctctctctctctctctctctctctctctctctctctctattctagactcaacaatataattgggagtaaaataatatactggtgttcaatttgcGGATTGTGTGgatatgtataatgagagagaataaagtagtgagaaggtgagaggataagtgtaaaagtggtggaatgaggaaggagcgtgatactgataatgataaaaagataggggacaaaTGCTACATTTGGggggtttcaattctaatgtatgtggacgcatgtatgtacagggtgagaatgtatctggacgcttttatgtataggatgagagatagagaagtggagagttagtttgaatagagttctacttagggtttagataggaaagataagagatgaatatgaatcactgatttcctgtatatctaaagtttaaatacatatcttatacaataatgcaaataatatcaattatacacataataatatattttaattattcaatctaattaattattgaattagaaatttaacaatataaatttgtattaaaaaaaattgggtcaaaaatccgggtcgttacacttTTCACTGCCTAAAATGTGTTTtcaaagggaaatttttttagtgCCGAACGGTATCACGCAATGTCCGTTCATGCGTCACAGCCGTCCATTTCGTTTTTAAACAGCTCAGatttaaaaagggaaaataaaaatgctagaggcacatcgggTGTGGCACACCTTAGCCACATCCCTCTCACATACAAGTGGGGC carries:
- the LOC131319948 gene encoding cellulose synthase-like protein D3: MASKSFKASRLSLSTTNSDVQDSPRGRPPLPPTVTFARRSSSGQYSAYSRDDFDSEPEGSGYTNYTVHLPPTPDNQPMDAISQKVEEQYVSNSLFTGGFNSVTRAHLMDKVIESETNHPQMAGSKGSSCAIPGCDAKVMSDERGVDILPCECDFKICRDCYLDAVKAGDGICPGCKDPYKALDLDEVVENRQPLSLPPPPAEMSRMQRRLSLMKSTKSVLVRSQTADFDQNRWLFETNGTYGYGNAIWPKGEGLETGKDDDVVEPLELMNKPWRPLTRKLKIPAAIISPYRLLAFVRLVVLGLFLAWRVNHPNEDAVWLWGMSVVCELWFAFSWILDQLPKLCPVNRATDLNVLKEKFEMPSLNNPTGKSDLPGIDIFVSTADPEKEPPLVTANTILSILATDYPVEKLACYVSDDGGALLTFEAMAEAASFANLWVPFCRKHDIEPRNPESYFNLKKDPYKNKVKSDFVKDRRRLKREYDEFKVRINGLPDSIRRRSDAFHAREEVKVLKLQKQKRDDEPVESVKIPKATWMADGAHWPGTWMSSSAEHSKGDHAGIIQMMLKPPSDDPLLGTADDARLINLSEIDIRLPMLVYVSREKRPGYDHNKKAGAMNALVRASAIMSNGPFILNLDCDHYIYNSQALREGMCFMMDRGGDRICYVQFPQRFEGIDPSDRYANHNTVFFDGNMRALDGLQGPVYVGTGCLFRRIALYGFDPPRSKEHQPGCCGCCFPGNKKHAKAPEENRALRMGDSDDEEMNLSLAPKKFGNSTFLIDSIPVAEFQGRPLADHPAVKNGRPPGALTIPREILDASTVAEAIGVISCWYEEKTEWGNRLGWIYGSVTEDVVTGYRMHNRGWKSVYCVTKRDAFRGTAPINLTDRLHQVLRWATGSVEIFFSRNNALLASSRMKFLQRVAYLNVGIYPFTSIFLIVYCFLPALSLFSGQFIVQTLSVTFLVYLLTITVTLCLLAVLEIKWSGVELEEWWRNEQFWLIGGTSAHLAAVLQGLLKVVAGIEISFTLTSKSSGDDENDEYADLYIVKWTSLMIPPLTIMMLNLIAIAVGVSRTIYSTTPEWSKLLGGVFFSFWVLAHMYPFAKGLMGRRGKTPTIVFVWSGLIAIIISLLWVAINPPQGSTQIGGSFQFP